The following proteins come from a genomic window of Chryseobacterium glaciei:
- a CDS encoding TerC/Alx family metal homeostasis membrane protein — protein sequence MEQHQSILELHPGLVWGFAITVVIMLLLDLGVFNKKSHEVSSKEATIWSVVWISLSMIFSGVVYWVFNTDGTPVSHALAVEKFTQYQAAYWVEKALSVDNLFVFILVFGFFKVPKHLHHKVLFWGIIGALIFRAIFIFAGVGLINLTYLPEMTIFGQAVTINVVMTLFGIFLIYAGIKSWGGGDDGDDEDFGDSAGAKLIKSFWKVSDNYDKDKFFTVQNGIKMATPLLVVVAVIEFTDVLFAVDSIPAIFAISNDPFILYTSNIFAILGLRSLYFLLANFIHMFSKLPYGLAIILSFIGVKMLIAPWIHISSPVSLGIVGGVLVISVLLSIIFPDKDEEKDKIEE from the coding sequence GTGGAACAACATCAAAGTATTTTAGAACTGCACCCTGGTTTGGTGTGGGGGTTTGCGATAACGGTTGTTATCATGTTACTTCTGGATTTAGGAGTTTTCAACAAAAAAAGCCATGAAGTTTCTTCGAAAGAAGCTACGATTTGGTCTGTAGTGTGGATTTCATTATCAATGATCTTCTCGGGAGTGGTGTATTGGGTTTTCAATACAGACGGAACTCCGGTGAGCCATGCATTAGCAGTAGAAAAATTTACACAATATCAAGCCGCTTATTGGGTTGAAAAAGCCTTGTCGGTAGATAATTTATTTGTATTTATCCTTGTTTTTGGATTCTTTAAAGTTCCAAAACACCTTCATCATAAAGTATTGTTTTGGGGAATTATCGGAGCGTTGATATTCAGGGCGATTTTCATTTTTGCAGGTGTTGGATTGATCAACTTAACGTATTTACCGGAGATGACGATTTTTGGTCAGGCGGTAACTATTAATGTTGTAATGACCCTTTTTGGAATCTTCCTAATTTACGCAGGAATAAAATCCTGGGGTGGAGGAGATGACGGAGACGATGAAGATTTTGGCGATTCTGCAGGTGCAAAATTGATCAAAAGCTTCTGGAAAGTTTCTGATAATTACGACAAAGACAAGTTCTTCACTGTTCAAAACGGAATCAAAATGGCAACACCACTTTTGGTTGTAGTTGCGGTTATTGAGTTTACGGATGTACTTTTCGCAGTGGATTCAATTCCTGCGATCTTTGCGATCTCAAATGATCCGTTTATCCTTTATACATCGAATATCTTTGCAATTTTAGGTCTTAGATCATTGTATTTCCTGTTGGCGAATTTTATTCATATGTTCAGCAAATTACCTTATGGTTTGGCAATTATCCTATCTTTCATTGGAGTTAAAATGCTAATTGCACCATGGATTCACATTTCATCACCAGTTTCATTAGGAATTGTGGGTGGAGTATTGGTGATCTCGGTTCTTTTATCAATCATATTCCCTGATAAAGACGAGGAAAAAGATAAAATTGAAGAATAA
- a CDS encoding TerD family protein, giving the protein MAINLQKGQRINLTKENGTALTQACVGINWGAIEKKGFFGGVTREAVDLDGSCILYDSNKNSTEVIYFGNLKSKNGSVKHSGDDLTGDVNGDDGLDNEVITIDFSQLDASVEHVALVLNSYRGQDFGTIPFASIRIYEGTPTNVREVFAKYDIANDASFKGHVAMVMGVFYKRNGEWKFNAIGDPTADRKLEETIKTVQQKYL; this is encoded by the coding sequence ATGGCTATTAACTTACAAAAAGGTCAAAGAATAAACCTTACGAAGGAAAACGGTACAGCTCTTACGCAGGCTTGTGTTGGGATCAACTGGGGTGCAATTGAGAAAAAAGGGTTCTTCGGAGGAGTTACAAGAGAGGCGGTAGACTTAGACGGAAGCTGTATTTTATACGATTCTAATAAAAATTCTACTGAAGTAATTTATTTCGGAAACCTAAAATCTAAAAACGGTTCTGTAAAGCACAGCGGTGATGATTTAACAGGTGACGTAAATGGAGACGATGGTCTTGATAACGAAGTTATTACTATTGATTTCAGTCAGTTAGATGCTAGTGTAGAGCACGTTGCATTGGTTTTGAACAGTTATAGAGGTCAGGATTTCGGAACAATTCCTTTTGCTTCAATCAGAATTTACGAAGGAACTCCAACCAATGTAAGAGAAGTTTTTGCTAAATATGATATCGCGAATGATGCTTCTTTCAAAGGTCACGTTGCCATGGTAATGGGAGTTTTCTACAAGAGAAACGGAGAATGGAAATTCAACGCAATCGGAGATCCTACAGCAGACAGAAAATTAGAAGAAACTATTAAAACTGTTCAGCAGAAATATTTGTAA
- a CDS encoding toxic anion resistance protein codes for MDNQENQPIDPLGSIEPLKTFEPTPMAPPTPVQPAAPSMPPAPLVDRDGNVNLTQLQIEERKKYETLADSIDESNPGSIVNFGADLQRTLSNQSDSFLGNVRRSNSGEVGELINNLLLELNYVDVDELNQNKFKSFLSKLPFMKSIVAQIENLFTKYDKIVNNIDQIAYKVNAGIITSTKDNAVLQTIFESNVNAIKQIEELVIVGNLRMEKAGVELAQMEAAPQTYQDYQIADKRDFIARLDRRLADLKVVRLIMMQSLPQIRLVQNNNVSIAEKAQTILTTTLPLWKNQLSLAVAMYRQQQNIEIQQKVSATTEEILRKNAERLGQNSVNVARANEQTIVSVETLRETTAKLIGTLNEVKQIQKQGAEGRRKLDQDLQTLEHELKANVRG; via the coding sequence ATGGATAATCAAGAAAATCAACCGATTGATCCACTTGGATCTATTGAACCTCTAAAGACATTCGAACCTACTCCAATGGCTCCTCCGACACCGGTTCAGCCGGCAGCTCCAAGCATGCCTCCGGCTCCGCTTGTAGACAGAGACGGAAATGTAAACTTGACTCAGTTACAGATTGAAGAACGTAAAAAATACGAGACTCTTGCAGATTCTATCGATGAATCTAACCCTGGATCTATCGTCAATTTTGGGGCTGACCTTCAAAGAACACTTTCTAATCAGAGTGATAGTTTCTTAGGAAATGTAAGAAGATCAAATTCCGGAGAAGTAGGAGAGCTTATCAATAATCTATTGTTGGAGCTTAATTATGTAGATGTAGATGAATTAAATCAAAATAAATTCAAGAGCTTTTTAAGCAAACTGCCGTTCATGAAGAGTATCGTGGCGCAGATCGAGAATTTATTTACAAAATATGACAAGATCGTTAATAATATCGATCAGATCGCTTATAAAGTAAATGCCGGAATCATTACTTCTACAAAGGATAATGCTGTTTTGCAGACTATTTTTGAAAGTAATGTGAATGCCATCAAGCAAATCGAAGAATTGGTAATCGTCGGAAATCTGAGAATGGAAAAAGCTGGAGTTGAATTAGCTCAAATGGAAGCTGCTCCACAAACTTATCAGGATTATCAAATTGCTGATAAGAGAGATTTTATCGCGAGATTAGATAGAAGATTGGCGGATCTTAAAGTGGTTCGTTTGATTATGATGCAGTCTCTTCCACAGATCAGATTGGTTCAGAATAACAACGTTTCTATTGCTGAAAAAGCACAAACTATTTTGACGACAACGTTGCCACTTTGGAAAAATCAACTTTCATTGGCGGTTGCGATGTACAGACAGCAGCAGAATATTGAGATTCAACAGAAAGTTTCTGCTACAACAGAAGAAATTTTAAGAAAAAATGCAGAACGTCTGGGTCAGAATTCAGTAAACGTTGCAAGAGCAAACGAGCAAACGATCGTTTCTGTAGAAACATTGAGAGAAACAACTGCGAAACTTATCGGTACTTTGAACGAGGTGAAACAAATCCAAAAGCAAGGTGCAGAAGGCAGAAGAAAGCTGGATCAGGATCTACAGACATTGGAACACGAACTAAAAGCAAACGTCAGAGGATAA
- a CDS encoding TerD family protein, with protein MAINLQKGQRENINAPKFTVGLGWDTNNTSTGTGFDLDASLFLLDENKKLVSDNHFIFYNNLESPDKAVIHSGDNLTGDGNGDDEQIKIDLTKIDDAVKEITVVVTIHEAESRKQNFGQVRNSFIRIFNTETNEEILKYELDEDFSIETAVEFGRIYNRNGEWKFEAVGSGQRDGLDKFVSIYQ; from the coding sequence ATGGCTATTAACTTACAAAAAGGACAAAGAGAAAACATAAACGCACCTAAATTTACTGTAGGTTTAGGTTGGGACACCAATAATACATCTACCGGAACAGGATTCGACTTAGATGCGTCTTTATTTTTATTGGACGAGAACAAAAAGTTAGTTTCTGATAATCATTTTATTTTTTACAACAACCTTGAATCTCCGGACAAAGCGGTGATTCACTCTGGTGATAATTTGACGGGTGACGGAAATGGGGATGATGAGCAAATTAAAATCGATTTAACTAAAATTGATGATGCTGTAAAAGAAATTACAGTAGTCGTAACGATTCACGAAGCTGAATCCAGAAAACAAAACTTCGGACAAGTAAGAAATTCTTTCATCAGAATTTTTAACACAGAAACGAATGAAGAAATCTTAAAATATGAATTAGACGAAGATTTCTCAATCGAAACAGCCGTAGAATTCGGAAGAATCTACAACAGAAACGGAGAATGGAAATTTGAAGCTGTAGGAAGCGGACAAAGAGACGGTCTGGATAAGTTTGTATCAATCTATCAATAA
- a CDS encoding phosphoribosyltransferase family protein produces MNKRYSLHHIHSADEFTFSPAEYSYFKYGDKSYAEKFAKELFDGFLSAHEEILNTDKEIVVLPSPYMAIPTASNFLCFYFKKYLDFYLFQKGKKSSILSKINRNHTYTTDYGNLSFEDRKNLIANDTYYLDKDFLRGKLCIFIDDIKITGSHEFTVNKILDEFDVKADFLFMYYAELMNFELDPKIENFFNYYAVKDVKHVAEVMVKPSFQFNTRIVKYILGLDSSNFEYLTSKVTKEHMDNLLELAISNNYHLIKEYENNINTLTQTELYYGY; encoded by the coding sequence ATGAATAAAAGGTATAGTTTACACCACATTCATTCGGCGGATGAGTTTACTTTTTCGCCTGCAGAATACAGCTATTTCAAGTATGGCGATAAATCGTATGCTGAAAAATTTGCAAAAGAATTATTTGACGGATTTCTTTCTGCACACGAAGAAATTTTAAATACAGATAAAGAAATCGTGGTGTTGCCAAGTCCTTACATGGCAATTCCGACGGCTTCTAATTTTTTATGTTTTTACTTCAAAAAATATCTTGATTTTTATTTATTTCAGAAAGGAAAAAAGTCGAGTATTTTATCAAAAATCAATAGAAATCATACCTATACAACAGATTACGGAAATTTAAGTTTTGAAGACCGTAAAAATCTGATTGCCAATGATACTTATTATCTTGATAAAGATTTTTTAAGAGGAAAACTTTGTATTTTTATAGACGATATAAAAATTACAGGAAGTCATGAATTTACAGTGAATAAAATTTTGGATGAATTTGATGTGAAAGCAGATTTTTTATTCATGTATTATGCTGAATTGATGAATTTTGAGTTAGATCCAAAAATTGAAAACTTCTTCAATTACTACGCTGTGAAAGATGTAAAACATGTTGCAGAAGTAATGGTGAAGCCAAGTTTCCAGTTCAATACAAGGATCGTGAAATATATTTTAGGACTGGATTCAAGTAATTTTGAGTATCTTACGTCTAAAGTAACAAAAGAACATATGGATAACCTGCTGGAACTTGCGATCAGCAATAATTATCATTTAATAAAAGAATACGAAAACAATATAAACACTTTAACGCAAACTGAATTATATTATGGCTATTAA
- a CDS encoding HAD family hydrolase, which yields MKTDIDIHNHSHFSFDLWLTLIKSHPEFKAKRVELFSSFFNVNKPIEEVAKVVKYYDDLCNNINEVLGGNIDTFEIYLLILGSLNIDLKQINKEKLNDFYLKSEELFLEYKPVIIFENLHQFFDEIKNQGKTINVLSNTGFIKGKTMRKFLINENLDQYIDFHIYSDELNISKPNPLIFQEVKNRVKNQNLPMDQILHIGDNPIADYKGAKDFGFNAYLLKN from the coding sequence TTGAAAACAGATATAGACATCCACAATCACTCACATTTTTCTTTTGATTTGTGGCTTACCTTAATAAAATCTCACCCTGAATTTAAAGCAAAAAGAGTTGAGCTGTTCTCCTCATTTTTTAACGTAAATAAACCCATTGAAGAAGTTGCGAAAGTCGTAAAATATTATGATGATCTTTGTAATAATATCAATGAAGTATTGGGTGGGAATATTGATACTTTTGAAATTTATTTATTGATCTTAGGATCTTTGAATATTGATTTAAAACAGATAAATAAAGAAAAACTAAATGACTTTTATCTGAAAAGCGAAGAGTTGTTTTTAGAATATAAACCTGTTATTATTTTCGAAAATTTACATCAGTTTTTTGACGAAATTAAAAATCAGGGAAAAACGATTAATGTTTTAAGCAATACAGGATTTATCAAAGGAAAAACGATGAGAAAATTTCTTATCAATGAAAATTTGGATCAGTACATTGATTTCCATATTTATTCTGATGAACTGAATATTTCTAAACCGAATCCTCTTATTTTTCAGGAGGTAAAAAATAGAGTTAAAAATCAGAATCTGCCGATGGATCAGATTTTGCATATCGGAGATAATCCGATTGCAGATTACAAGGGAGCAAAGGATTTTGGATTTAATGCATATTTATTAAAAAACTAA
- the fusA gene encoding elongation factor G: MKYNTRNIGIIAHVDAGKTTLTERLLYYTGMIHKIGNVDEGNTTMDKDIQEKNRGITISSAAISTQWKKDDTIFNINIIDTPGHIDFAVEVERSLRVLDSVVAVFCASSGVQPQTENVWFQAEKHGISKICFINKMDRIGADFFAVLNEIKTKLNAAPLALQIPIGSEDNFEGVIDLIKQKALYWMDENGETIIEKEIPENYKVEADEFRLKLMETLVESDETFFETFMNSETQISENMMIEAIKRACQTRAIVPVLCGSAFKNKGVQPLLDAIVSYLPAPNQLTSIKGKNPATEETIELERNEEETFSGLVFKVVIDKHMGKLAMVRIYSGKIKSGDTVLNVRTDENFRISRILQMQSNKTLTIEEAKDGDIIALTGIKDAKTGDSLSSLQRPVVLEAITIPAPVIRVSIEPKTNADEKSFGLVLAKIQEEDPSLVVERDKQTGETLLSGLGELHLEVTLEKIRLNHGIEINQGKPKVSYKEILTETRIHREKLVKQNGGNGQFADITFEIGPRDHNEIGLEFINKIKGGVIPSEFIPSVEKGFREAMENGAINGYPLESMKITLLDGSTHSEDSGAYDFEISARDGFRAIAKQCKPKLLEPIMQVEIQSIEEYTGAVTADINKRRGIITSIDERSGRKIFTAEVPLASTFGYISDLRTLTSGRASISMKLSHYALVPDFISNTLIT; the protein is encoded by the coding sequence ATGAAATACAACACACGAAATATAGGGATAATAGCGCACGTCGATGCCGGAAAAACAACACTCACGGAAAGATTGCTTTATTACACAGGAATGATCCACAAAATAGGAAACGTAGACGAAGGAAATACAACGATGGATAAAGATATTCAGGAAAAAAACCGAGGAATTACCATTTCATCTGCTGCCATTTCCACACAATGGAAAAAGGATGATACCATTTTTAATATCAACATCATTGATACTCCCGGACACATTGATTTCGCAGTGGAAGTTGAACGTTCTTTACGAGTTCTGGATAGCGTTGTCGCTGTTTTCTGTGCTTCTTCGGGAGTTCAGCCACAAACTGAGAATGTTTGGTTCCAGGCGGAGAAACATGGAATTTCTAAAATCTGTTTTATCAATAAAATGGATAGAATTGGAGCTGATTTCTTTGCTGTTTTAAACGAAATCAAGACTAAATTGAATGCAGCTCCCTTGGCCTTACAAATTCCAATTGGTTCTGAAGACAATTTTGAAGGAGTGATTGATTTAATCAAGCAAAAAGCTTTGTATTGGATGGATGAAAATGGTGAAACGATTATTGAAAAAGAAATTCCTGAAAATTATAAAGTAGAAGCTGATGAATTCAGATTAAAATTAATGGAAACATTGGTCGAATCTGACGAAACGTTCTTTGAAACTTTCATGAATTCTGAAACTCAAATTTCTGAGAACATGATGATTGAAGCGATAAAAAGGGCTTGTCAAACAAGAGCAATTGTTCCTGTTTTATGCGGTTCTGCTTTTAAGAATAAAGGAGTTCAGCCTTTACTCGATGCAATTGTAAGTTATCTTCCCGCTCCCAATCAATTGACTTCAATTAAAGGAAAAAATCCTGCAACAGAAGAAACTATTGAATTGGAAAGAAATGAAGAAGAAACTTTTTCAGGATTGGTGTTCAAGGTTGTGATTGATAAACATATGGGAAAACTAGCGATGGTAAGAATCTATTCAGGAAAGATAAAATCTGGTGATACTGTCCTCAATGTGAGAACTGATGAAAATTTCAGAATATCTAGGATTTTGCAAATGCAGTCGAATAAAACGTTAACCATTGAAGAAGCGAAAGATGGTGATATCATCGCTTTAACAGGAATAAAAGATGCTAAAACAGGAGATTCTTTATCTTCTCTTCAAAGGCCTGTAGTTTTGGAAGCGATCACGATTCCAGCTCCAGTTATCCGAGTTTCAATTGAACCTAAAACGAATGCTGACGAGAAATCTTTCGGTTTGGTTTTAGCTAAAATTCAGGAAGAGGATCCTTCGTTGGTTGTTGAAAGAGACAAACAAACTGGTGAAACTTTATTGAGTGGTTTGGGCGAATTACATCTTGAGGTTACTTTAGAAAAGATCAGATTGAATCACGGAATTGAGATCAATCAAGGAAAACCTAAAGTTTCGTACAAGGAAATTTTAACCGAAACTAGAATTCACAGAGAAAAATTAGTGAAACAAAACGGAGGAAACGGACAATTTGCGGATATTACTTTTGAAATCGGACCTAGAGATCATAATGAAATCGGGTTAGAATTCATTAATAAAATTAAAGGCGGAGTTATTCCTAGTGAATTTATTCCTTCCGTAGAAAAAGGTTTCAGAGAAGCAATGGAAAACGGAGCCATAAATGGATATCCTTTGGAAAGCATGAAAATTACACTTCTTGACGGTTCCACTCACTCCGAAGATTCGGGTGCTTATGATTTTGAAATTTCTGCAAGAGACGGTTTCAGAGCAATTGCAAAACAGTGCAAACCAAAATTATTGGAACCCATCATGCAAGTTGAGATTCAAAGTATTGAAGAATATACTGGGGCCGTGACTGCTGACATCAATAAAAGAAGAGGAATTATTACTTCAATTGATGAAAGATCAGGTAGAAAAATTTTCACTGCGGAAGTTCCTTTGGCTTCTACTTTCGGATATATTTCTGATCTGAGAACGCTGACGAGCGGTAGAGCTTCGATTAGTATGAAATTGTCGCACTATGCTTTAGTGCCTGATTTTATTTCAAATACATTAATAACTTAA